Within the Aspergillus luchuensis IFO 4308 DNA, chromosome 5, nearly complete sequence genome, the region CGTGGATCAAGAGATGCGTGACGCGCCGGATGTTCCAGCCTCCCCGACCAAGGTTTCGAGGGAGCGCGAGCGTGATCCTAGCGACGAGCCTGCCGCCAAGCGTACCAAGatcggaggggaaggtgcGGCGTCAGCCGAGTTCAAGGTGCCTGAGTTGCCTACACCTAGCGAGGCGCGCTCGGAACGGGCTACAAATGGAGAAGCGACCATGACTAAGGTTCAGCACAAGTTCCTCTCCAAGTCCATTCAGAGCTTGAAGCGGATGCACGATTCTCGCTTCTACAGAGAGCCCGTGGATCCCATAAAGTTGAATGTCCCCCATTACCCGCAATTCATTAAACGGCCCATGGACCTTGGAACCATTGAGAAGAAGTTGAAAAACAACAATTATCGGACTGCACAGGCCGTTATCGATGATTTCAACCTTATGGTGCAGAATGCGCTGACATTCAACGGTCCCGACCACCTTGTCGCTCAAGAGGGGCAGAAGCTCAAGATCACCTTCGATAAGCAGATGGCCAATCTACCTCGAGCtgatgaggtggaggagaagaagccgaagaagtcTGTTGCTAAGCCTTCGACAGCAGTCCGTCGAGATCACCGCCCCGCTCCGAGTCCTAGCACGGCACGCGCCACGGGCGCTTCTCCCCAGGCGACGACGTTTGCTTTGGGTCCGGAAGGCCTTCCTTTGATCCGCCGCGATTCTGCTAATGCCGACGGGCGTCCGAAGCGTTCTATCCACCCCCCGAAGCGCGATCTCCCGTACTCcacgaagccgaagaagaagaagtaccaGTGGGAGCTGAGATTCTGCCAGGAGGTACTGGACGAGCTGCACAAGCCGAAGCACTACACATACGCGATGCCCTTCTACCACCCCGTTGATCCTGTTGCGCTCAACATTCCTACGTATCACAGTATCATTAAGAAACCCATGGATTTCTCTACTGTGCAGAGCAAACTGAGGGCCGGCCAGTATGAGAATGCCAAGGAGTTTGAGCTAGATATGCGCCTCATCTTGAAGAACTGTTTTAAGTTCAACATCCCGGGCGACCCGACCTACATGGCGGGCCAGCGGCTCGAGGAAGAATTCAACAAGAAGTGGGCTCAGAAGACACGTTATCTGGAGCAGCATGAGCCGCATGTCGAGCATCACAGCGCAGAGTCttccgaagaagagagtgaagagGACGCCGAAGAGAGCGACTACGATGCCGAGAAGCTCAGCctgctgcagaagcagatggaagagatgacCCGCCAGATCGAAGCTATtacgaagaaaaagaagaccCCGCCGGGA harbors:
- a CDS encoding putative transcription regulator BDF1 (COG:K;~EggNog:ENOG410PH11;~InterPro:IPR036427,IPR001487,IPR027353,IPR038336, IPR018359;~PFAM:PF00439,PF17035;~go_function: GO:0005515 - protein binding [Evidence IEA]), which gives rise to MATPPPEAPSAIKEEKPQLPPSPNGVSPADTGRTGVQDAVANAKSDAPVNGAEKPTEENKPAKANGSTAESTSNTNGVAATASPPKSPSLPTADTSAQPAVASEEAKPSNVDSAATGEKKETASEKTSAAAQASGEGASGAEPKDTQALQDASKPSTDAPSDAKVESTAQPSQDSAAVKTELPHHPSNAKPESAMQTDAASTAPSVPPLQSVDQEMRDAPDVPASPTKVSRERERDPSDEPAAKRTKIGGEGAASAEFKVPELPTPSEARSERATNGEATMTKVQHKFLSKSIQSLKRMHDSRFYREPVDPIKLNVPHYPQFIKRPMDLGTIEKKLKNNNYRTAQAVIDDFNLMVQNALTFNGPDHLVAQEGQKLKITFDKQMANLPRADEVEEKKPKKSVAKPSTAVRRDHRPAPSPSTARATGASPQATTFALGPEGLPLIRRDSANADGRPKRSIHPPKRDLPYSTKPKKKKYQWELRFCQEVLDELHKPKHYTYAMPFYHPVDPVALNIPTYHSIIKKPMDFSTVQSKLRAGQYENAKEFELDMRLILKNCFKFNIPGDPTYMAGQRLEEEFNKKWAQKTRYLEQHEPHVEHHSAESSEEESEEDAEESDYDAEKLSLLQKQMEEMTRQIEAITKKKKTPPGSKKLGKTKPSKKESKKPSTMGLAKKESKKSTTKVSAKPEKQHWVTYHEKQIISNGISSLPDKKMQEALKIIQTNVPALKGTQEAEIELDIDELPNDVLLMLLRFVKKNAPHVVEEDPASAAAANAAAPKPKKNKPMSKYEQEAQINMLESNLSRFQGGGGGRSPDPMPSVEANESSDDSEDDSEESEEE